The Prevotella sp. E2-28 genome includes the window ACATCGGCTTATGACATCTTCACTATCTTGAAAGATGAATACCAGATATGGATATGTCCTAATGGTGGTGATTTGCGCGACCGTGTGTTCCGTGTGGGACATCTGGGCGCTCTGACCACTGACGACAACACCACACTGGTGAATGCCATGCTTGATATGCAAAAAAGAGGACTCATCAAATGAAGAAAGTCATCACATACGGCACCTACGACCTGCTGCACTATGGGCATATCCGTCTGCTTGAGCGGGCCAAAGCCTTAGGCGACTACCTCATTGTTGGAGTCACAGCCGATGGTTTCGACATGGCTCGCGGAAAGCTGAACGTAGAGCAGTCGTTAATAGAGCGTATTGAGGCTGTACGTGCCACGGGTATTGCCGATGAGATTATCGTTGAGGAATACGAAGGACAGAAGATTGACGACATCCGTCGCTTTGGCGTTGACATCTTTGCCATTGGCAGCGACTGGAAGGGGAAGTTCGACTACCTTAAAGAGTTCTGTCAGGTGGTCTATCTGGATCGCACCGAGGGTATCTCCAGTACAGAGCTCCGCTCCAAAGAACATAGCGTACGACTGGGGTTGGTTGGTGAGTCGCCCATATTGAATAAGTTCGCGCGAGAGAGCCAATATGTCAACGGACTGGCTATCAGTGGTGTGTGTAGCGAGAATTCACGATTACTCTCTGATGCCCTGAAGACGCAATGCTTACCAATGAACAGGTATGAGGAACTGCTCAGCAATAGTGATGCCATCTATATCATCTCTAATCCGCGCTGCCATTACGAGCATATCCGCAAAGCGTTGGAAAAGGGCTGCCATGTGATGTGCGAGTCGCCTATCGTCATTAACCCTGAGCAACTTTCAGAACTACGCCAGTTGGCAAAAGCCCATAACTGTCTGCTCTTCGACTCTCTGAAGACTGCATACGCCATGGCTTATTCTCGTCTTATCCTGTTGGCAAAGAGTGGTGCTATAGGTCAGGTGATGTCAGTTGATGCCACGTGCACCAGCATGACGAATCTGGAAATGAGCGACGAGCGTGACATGAAGTATCTTTGGAACAGTATCGGTGCTTGGGGACCTACGGCCTTGCTGCCCATCTTCCAACTGTTAGGCACCAATTACAATAGCAAGATGATTACCACTCACCTGATGGAGGACACAAGCGATTTCGATACCTTCACAAAGATTGCATTCGTTTATCCTCATGCCGTTGCCTCATTGAAAGTAGGTCAGGGCGTGAAATCAGAAGGCGAGTTGGTCATTTCTGGTACTAAAGGCTATATCTATGTACCAGCCCCTTGGTGGAAGACCGACTATTTTGAGGTGCGCTACGAGAATCCTGCCGACAACCGTCGCTACTTCTATCAACTCGATGGTGAAGGCATCCGCTACATGCTGGTTGTTTTCAAGCGTGCCATCCAAACGGGCACCACGGCAGCTTATGTTGACGAACAGACCTCAGCAGCCTTTGTTGATGTTATTAGTGATTTCTACAATAAAAAAGATACGATCATCATTTGATGGTCGTATCTTTTCCTTTATACCTTTTCATTCTTATTCTATCTTCATTTTCAGCACCTTCTCCACGATGGGTGCCATGTCGTAGTATCGATATTCCGCTAACCGTCCGCCAAAGATCACATTCGGACAGTCATGAGCCAATTGCCTATACTGTTCTGCCAACTGGTTATTACGCTCATCATTAATCGGATAATAAGGTTCCATACCTGGTTTCCATTCCATGCTGTATTCACGTGAAATCACTGTACGGGGCACATCATAGACCTGCTGTCCGAACATCTCGAAATGCTTATGTTCAATAATACGGGTGTAGGGTACCTGAGCCTCCGTATAGTTCACCACGGCATTACCTTGATAGTTTGGTGTGTCTAGAGTCTGCTGTTCAAAGTTCACTGTACGATACTCCAACTGTCCGAAACGGTAATCAAAGAACTCATCAATCTTTCCTGTGAACACAATCTTCTCGGCTACTCCTTCCCAATAGTTTCTGTCAGCAAAGAAATCCGTGTTGGTACGTGTCTCCACCCCCTCCAACAATCCGTCAATCAACTTATTATATCCACCAATAGGAATGCCTTGATAGCTATCATTAAAATAGTTATTATCGAATACCATACGAACGGGCAATCGCTTGATGATGAATGCCGGCAGCTCCTTACACGGACGTCCCCATTGTTTCTCGGTGTAACCTTTGATAAGCTTTTCGTAGATATCACGACCTACAAGCGTCAGCGCCTGTTCCTCCAGATTACTTGGCTCTCCACCGTTCAACTGGTGTTGTGCCTCCTGCTTCTGCGCTTCAATCATCCGCTGCGCCTCATCAGGTGTGATTACGCCCCACATCTGATAGAAGGTGTTCATATTAAACGGCAGATTATAGAGCCGCCCCTGATAGTTGGCCACAGGCGAGTTGGTATAGCGGTTGAATGGCACAATATGATTCACAAACTGCCACACCTCCTGATTCGAGGTATGGAAGATGTGAGCACCATACTTATGTACATTGATGCCCTCCACCTGTTCACAATAGACGTTGCCGCCCAAGTGCGGACGCTTGTCGATAACCAGACAGCGTTTCCCTTGTCGCGAAGCTCTATAGGCAAAAGTAGCTCCAAAGAGTCCGGCACCTACTATTAGGTAATCGTACATCATTCGTATTACATCAACAGTTTAGTCAGTTCACGCATACCCTCGCTAGCACCTTTCTGTATTTGCTTCACACCATCACCTGCACTCACGGGGTTGGGGTCAATCAAATAGATGGGCACACCAGGGCGCACATAGTGAACCAGTCCTGCAGCAGGATAAACATTGAGACTGGTACCGATGATAATAAAGATGTCAGCCTTCTGAGCCTCCTCCGCTGCAACAGATATCATAGGCACAGCCTCTCCAAAGAACACGATGAAGGGGCGTAGTAGCGAGCCATCGCCAGCCTTTGTGCCTGGTGCTATCTCACAATTATCTGGTGTCAGCGTCTGCTGGAAGTAAGGATTATCCACATCACGACTCGAACAGACCTTCATCAGTTCGCCGTGCAGGTGGATTACTTTTGACGAGCCAGCCTGCTCATGCAGATTATCCACATTCTGTGTCACCACCGTTACATCATATTTTTTCTCTAATGCCGCTACAAGCTTATGGCCCTCGTTGGGTTTCACACCCCAGCACTTCTTACGCAGCATATTATAGAAATTGGTTACTAAAGTGGGGTCGGCCTCCCACCCCTCGTGAGTGGCCACCTGCTGCACAGGGTACTCCTCCCATAGCCCGTCAGCATCGCGGAATGTGCGCAGGCCGCTCTCTACAGACATACCTGCACCCGTTAAAACAACAATCTTCTTTTTCATAAACTTCTATAAATTATTCTGTTATGAGAGCAAAGATACAAAATAATTGAGAATTGACCATTGATTCTGCTGTTTTTTTTGTAATTTTGTACTCCGAAAAACAACATACTAATTATGGAGACTATAAAGAACCAACATTTTGAGGGCGAACGCCCACTCTTTGGAAAGCACGACTTGCGCCTGGAGCAAGTGACCATTGGCGATGGCGAGAGTGCCATCAAGGAATGTTCACACATTGAAGCCAAAGATTGCCATCTCTGGGGAAAATACCCATTCTGGCACGTTCACAAGTTTATTATAGAGGATTGCAAATTCGATGCTGGCGCACGCTCTGCCCTTTGGTACAGCGACTATCTGCTCATGCGCAACACACGTATTGATGCCCCGAAGATGTTCCGGGAGATGCATCATGTTCATCTGGAAGATGTCGTTATCAACGATGCCGACGAGACGTTCTGGCGCTGTCAGTTTGTTGAAGCAAACAACCTGGAACTTCATGAAGGCACTTATCCTTTTATGTTCTGTGACTATGTACGTATCAACGGCCTGAAATGCGATTCAAAATATGTGTTCCAATACTGTAGGAACGTGGAACTTCGCAATGCCAACATCGTAACAAAGGATTCGTTCTGGGAGTGCGAGAATGTGAACATCTACGACTCTGTGCTCGACGGTGAGTATCTGGCATGGCATTCAAAGAATGTCCGTCTGGTAAACTGCCATCTGAAGGGTGAGCAGTTGTTATGCTATGCCGACAACCTGGTGCTGGAGAATTGCACCTTCGATAAAGACTGCGACCGCGTGTTTGAATACAGTAATGTAAATGCCAACATCAGCGGACATATAGAGAACATCAAGAACCCCACAAGCGGACATATCGTAGCCGACAGCATAGGAAGCATCACCATTGATGAATTTGTGAAAGAGCCTAACAGCTGCGTGATAGAGGTTAAGACAAAATAACAAAGAAGACAGAATAACAGACGAACAGACAAAATACAATTATTATGTATAATTTCGATGAGATAACAGACCGTCGTGGTACAGGCTGCGTGAAGTGGGATGAAACACCCGTTCCTGATGTCATCCCTCTCTGGGTAGCGGATATGGATTTTAAGGCTGCCCCTGCCATTCAGGAGGCTATTCGTCAGCGTGCTGAGCACGGTGTGTTTGGCTACACATTGGTAGAAGAACCTTATTACGAAGCTATTATCTCATGGTTTCAGCGTCGACATAACTGGACTATCCGTCGTGAGGAAATCCTCTATACCACTGGTGTAGTTCCTGCCATGTCAGTAGCCATTAAGGCACTCACGATGCCAGGCGAGAAAGTCCTGATTCTCTCGCCAGATTATAATTGTTTCTTCTCCAGCATCCGCAACAACGGCTGCGAGGTGCTTGAGAGTGTGTTGCGGTTTACCCGCAACAACCATTTCGAGGTCGATTGGCAGGATTTCGAGGCCAAATGTGCCGACGAGAAAACCACCGTCTTCCTGCTCTGCAACCCTCATAACCCCACGGGTCGTGTATGGACTAAGGAAGAACTGGAGCAGATGAACGCCATCTGCCTGAAACACGGCGTGAAGGTGGTGAGCGACGAGATTCACTGCGAGCTCATCATGCCTGGACATACGTTTCAGCCATTTGCTGCCGTCAGTGAGGCGTGCCGCGAGAACAGCGTAGTGCTTAACTCGCCCTCAAAGTCATTCAATATAGCAGGCCTTCAAATAGCCAATATCATCTGCGCGCGTGTCGACTGGCGCCGCCGTCTGGATCGTGCCATTAACATTAATGAGGTGTGCGATGTAAACCCCTTCGGCCCTGTTGCTTTGATGGCTGCCTACAATGAGAGTGAAGACTGGGTAGACGAACTGAACCTATACCTTTGGGATAACTACAAAACGCTTTGCGATTTCGCCGCAAAGCATCTTCCTCAGTGGAAGATTATGCCACTGGAAGGCACCTACCTACCCTGGGTAGATATCACAGCTACAGGGATGACATCACAACAATATGCCAACCAAGTGATGCAAGATGCAAAGGTGTGGGTAAATCCCGGCACGATGTACGGCCCACAGAGCGGCGAGGGTTATATCCGTCTGAATATAGCCTGTCCGCGCAGTGTGCTGATGGAAGCACTGGAAAGAATCAAGGGATAGTTACAGCTCAAAACTTACCGACAACTGGATACCGAAGTAATTCAGGGCATCAAACTTATCGGGGTCGTACAGATTCTTATAGTTGAACGGGCTATTGGTATGATGACGCCAATATAGTGATGCGCTGAAAAGACCGCCATCCATATCACCCTCAATAGCAATCATGGGATAGAAGCACAGACTGCTAGGGTTCATGATATGGTCACCATAATAACGTCCATAGCGATTCGACTGATACAGACGGATACCATACTCTGCACCACAACCCAATGACAGATACACATCATCGCCCAATGGCACAAGTCGCAAGTACGCCTCCACGGGCACTATAATCTGTCCACCTACAGGGCGCACGTTCTTTGAGGTACCATCGTCATTGCTATAAAGCATATAGTCTGAGAACGATGCATTCCTAATAAACTCGTATGGCGGATTACGATCGAAATAACCACGATAGCCGGCACCGAAGTTCAGTCTCATAATATCCGAAGGCTTACCTATCTCCATCATTGCCCGCAGGCTACCGCTAAACAGCGGGTGATTCGTATCTGCATTGAATCCTATACCAAAATTGGCAGTTGGTGTAAGCAACTGACGTGATCCCTGAGCATTGGCAGACACAGCAGTAAACACTGCAACGACAACTATCAGCACCCATTTTCCGAATCTTCTATCCATAATCCCTTCCAATTTTAAAACTTTCTTGGTGCAAATATATGAAATGATTTTCATTCCGCCAAACAATCGGTAAGAAAATAGCGGACAAATAGCCTATTTAAGGTATGCAACTCGGCATCTTGTTTACATTGATGTGGCACTTCGCATGTCTTGAAGTGGCACTTCGTATGGCGCAAAACGCCATCCCTCACTCAAATCTTCGGAAAAGCCCTGTGGCAAAGGCTTTGAGCCCAGTGTAGGGTGCTCTCAACCCTACACTAGTCCTACACTGAACCCTCACTCAAAAGAAATCATGAGTCGTAAGCGGACTGCAAGTCCGACGCGTGCGGACTCGCAGTCCGTCCCCTACGGACGGGCTTTTTGGGGTCACTTCAGTGAGGATGAGTGTAGGGTGAGTGTAGGGTTAAAGCACCCTACACTGGGCTCAAAGCCTTTGCCACAGGGCGTTTCAAGAGAATTGAGTGAGGGGTGAGGGTAAAATGTTTATTCCCACTCACTGGTAGATACCATACGGGCGGCAGGTATCTGATCGCCATTATCATCAACACCGCCATAGCCAAGATATAGATTAGAACCGACAGCATTTCCATCAAGATTACATGCAAAGACGTACTTACGTCCTGAATTCAGCGTAATGGGATTGGCTGTAGCGGCAGTCTTCAGTTCTACATCCATGTCGTTAACCTCAACTGTTACGAAATGTCGGTTTGCTTCAA containing:
- a CDS encoding Gfo/Idh/MocA family oxidoreductase, encoding MKKVITYGTYDLLHYGHIRLLERAKALGDYLIVGVTADGFDMARGKLNVEQSLIERIEAVRATGIADEIIVEEYEGQKIDDIRRFGVDIFAIGSDWKGKFDYLKEFCQVVYLDRTEGISSTELRSKEHSVRLGLVGESPILNKFARESQYVNGLAISGVCSENSRLLSDALKTQCLPMNRYEELLSNSDAIYIISNPRCHYEHIRKALEKGCHVMCESPIVINPEQLSELRQLAKAHNCLLFDSLKTAYAMAYSRLILLAKSGAIGQVMSVDATCTSMTNLEMSDERDMKYLWNSIGAWGPTALLPIFQLLGTNYNSKMITTHLMEDTSDFDTFTKIAFVYPHAVASLKVGQGVKSEGELVISGTKGYIYVPAPWWKTDYFEVRYENPADNRRYFYQLDGEGIRYMLVVFKRAIQTGTTAAYVDEQTSAAFVDVISDFYNKKDTIII
- the glf gene encoding UDP-galactopyranose mutase, giving the protein MMYDYLIVGAGLFGATFAYRASRQGKRCLVIDKRPHLGGNVYCEQVEGINVHKYGAHIFHTSNQEVWQFVNHIVPFNRYTNSPVANYQGRLYNLPFNMNTFYQMWGVITPDEAQRMIEAQKQEAQHQLNGGEPSNLEEQALTLVGRDIYEKLIKGYTEKQWGRPCKELPAFIIKRLPVRMVFDNNYFNDSYQGIPIGGYNKLIDGLLEGVETRTNTDFFADRNYWEGVAEKIVFTGKIDEFFDYRFGQLEYRTVNFEQQTLDTPNYQGNAVVNYTEAQVPYTRIIEHKHFEMFGQQVYDVPRTVISREYSMEWKPGMEPYYPINDERNNQLAEQYRQLAHDCPNVIFGGRLAEYRYYDMAPIVEKVLKMKIE
- a CDS encoding NAD-dependent deacylase — encoded protein: MKKKIVVLTGAGMSVESGLRTFRDADGLWEEYPVQQVATHEGWEADPTLVTNFYNMLRKKCWGVKPNEGHKLVAALEKKYDVTVVTQNVDNLHEQAGSSKVIHLHGELMKVCSSRDVDNPYFQQTLTPDNCEIAPGTKAGDGSLLRPFIVFFGEAVPMISVAAEEAQKADIFIIIGTSLNVYPAAGLVHYVRPGVPIYLIDPNPVSAGDGVKQIQKGASEGMRELTKLLM
- a CDS encoding DUF3737 family protein — encoded protein: METIKNQHFEGERPLFGKHDLRLEQVTIGDGESAIKECSHIEAKDCHLWGKYPFWHVHKFIIEDCKFDAGARSALWYSDYLLMRNTRIDAPKMFREMHHVHLEDVVINDADETFWRCQFVEANNLELHEGTYPFMFCDYVRINGLKCDSKYVFQYCRNVELRNANIVTKDSFWECENVNIYDSVLDGEYLAWHSKNVRLVNCHLKGEQLLCYADNLVLENCTFDKDCDRVFEYSNVNANISGHIENIKNPTSGHIVADSIGSITIDEFVKEPNSCVIEVKTK
- a CDS encoding MalY/PatB family protein, whose translation is MIMYNFDEITDRRGTGCVKWDETPVPDVIPLWVADMDFKAAPAIQEAIRQRAEHGVFGYTLVEEPYYEAIISWFQRRHNWTIRREEILYTTGVVPAMSVAIKALTMPGEKVLILSPDYNCFFSSIRNNGCEVLESVLRFTRNNHFEVDWQDFEAKCADEKTTVFLLCNPHNPTGRVWTKEELEQMNAICLKHGVKVVSDEIHCELIMPGHTFQPFAAVSEACRENSVVLNSPSKSFNIAGLQIANIICARVDWRRRLDRAININEVCDVNPFGPVALMAAYNESEDWVDELNLYLWDNYKTLCDFAAKHLPQWKIMPLEGTYLPWVDITATGMTSQQYANQVMQDAKVWVNPGTMYGPQSGEGYIRLNIACPRSVLMEALERIKG